From Rutidosis leptorrhynchoides isolate AG116_Rl617_1_P2 chromosome 3, CSIRO_AGI_Rlap_v1, whole genome shotgun sequence, a single genomic window includes:
- the LOC139901419 gene encoding xylan glycosyltransferase MUCI21-like: MKGQRKMVCGATQTLGLLAFIYLLYTQSFAFDNAVNPFKYCFGNQKTSKWNATFQKVDFLGHKIHPALKSLMGRLTLFILIFKCSSVTDYTIDTAKTKADGDDGAQRLETRGFTCESAFNCTLCVASNPIKIDTKTMQIYLHSQFNLNNHTGLLDNEEEKVVQIRPYAWKQLDFLNVTTLKFVHESSSQNSRKDCDYNHEVPAILFSTGGFIMTGNIFHEFNDIIIPLFITSFLFKSQVQFVLVDYNPSFVKKFSNVFSSLSHYKLLDLMANTSVHCFPSVVVGLKFHKHLSINSSEVPKGNSMIDFKKFLGKIYGLKIMIDDLGMYRNKEPLLLLISRRKTRSFLNEDEIVDMMEELGFDVVVVRSNKKMSNLDKFSKLVSSCSVLVAAHGAGLTNQLFMSNGSVLVQVVPLGLEWASTVYYGEPAVDLGLYYLEYKIRLNESSLSDLYGPNDPVILDPGSIFAKGYFVAKEMYLDKQNIRVDVNRFKATLMEARRIIGHTTPLNTR, from the exons ATGAAGGGCCAGCGAAAGATGGTGTGTGGTGCTACACAAACACTTGGTTTATTGGCATTCATCTATTTGTTATACACTCAATCCTTCGCATTCGACAATGCCGTAAACCCCTTCAAGTATTGCTTCG GCAACCAAAAAACGTCTAAGTGGAATGCAACATTTCAAAAGGTTGATTTTCTTGGACATAAAATACATCCAGCCCTTAAATCACTCATGG GTCGCTTGACGTTGTTTATTTTAATCTTTAAATGTAGCTCCGTCACTGATTACACCATTGACACCGCCAAAACCAAGGCGGACG GAGACGATGGTGCACAAAGGCTAGAAACACGAGGCTTCACATGTGAATCTGCGTTCAACTGTACACTTTGTGTTGCAAGTAACCCTATAAAGATTGATACTAAAACAATGCAAATTTACTTGCATTCACAATTCAATTTGAATAATCACACCGGTTTATTAGATAACGAAGAAGAAAAAGTTGTACAAATCCGACCTTATGCGTGGAAACAACTTGATTTCTTGAATGTAACTACTTTAAAGTTCGTAcacgaatcatcatcacaaaattcgaGAAAAGATTGTGACTACAATCACGAAGTGCCAGCAATCTTGTTTTCTACAGGCGGATTCATCATGACAGGAAACATATTCCATGAATTTAATGATATCATAATCCCATTATTCATCACTTCATTCCTTTTTAAGTCACAAGTTCAATTCGTTCTAGTTGATTACAACCCTTCCTTTGTCAAGAAGTTTAGTAACGTGTTCTCGAGCTTATCACATTACAAATTGTTGGATCTAATGGCCAATACTAGCGTACATTGCTTTCCAAGCGTGGTTGTTGGTCTCAAGTTCCATAAGCACTTATCCATAAACTCATCCGAAGTACCTAAAGGGAACTCGATGATTGACTTCAAAAAATTTCTAGGAAAGATTTACGGTTTAAAGATAATGATTGATGATTTGGGGATGTATCGTAATAAGGAACCCCTATTGCTTCTTATTTCTCGTAGGAAAACGAGGTCGTTTTTGAACGAGGACGAAATTGTGGACATGATGGAAGAATTAGGATTTGATGTAGTGGTGGTAAGAAGTAACAAAAAGATGTCAAATTTGGATAAGTTTTCAAAGTTAGTGAGCTCGTGTAGTGTTCTAGTGGCTGCTCATGGAGCCGGGCTAACGAACCAACTGTTTATGTCGAATGGGTCGGTGTTGGTGCAAGTGGTGCCCTTAGGGTTAGAGTGGGCTTCTACGGTTTATTATGGTGAACCGGCGGTTGATTTAGGGTTGTATTACTTGGAATACAAGATTAGATTGAATGAGAGTTCACTTAGTGACTTATACGGGCCTAATGACCCGGTTATTTTGGATCCAGGATCCATATTTGCAAAGGGGTACTTTGTTGCAAAAGAAATGTATTTGGATAAACAAAATATAAGGGTTGATGTAAATAGGTTTAAGGCAACTCTTATGGAAGCTCGTAGAATTATTGGACATACAACTCCTTTGAACACACGATGA